AGCCGCTCTACCATTGAACTGATACACGGCCTTATGGCTCAGATCGTCAAGGATAAGCTTTTCAACAAGGTCGGCCTTGGCAAATAGGCCAAACTTTggatttttataattatatgtaATGTAACATGTATGTAGTGGCAGCAGAATGGATTTTCTATATGAAAAGCGATTTAAATGTCGTTTCCTTGGGGAAACATATTAAATAAGTCAGGGCTATCTAAATGAACATAAAGAAGCCTATCAGgcgaaacaaaaataatccTAAAATGGTTTTAATGTAGTCTTCAAGAGCCATCAGACCCATTTCCTAGCAACAAGCTAGAATGGATAAATTTCCAATGTTCCAGGACTGGCGACGcttgttgaaataaaatattatacctCGTATCAGAGGCTCCCGCCTCATCAATCAAATGGTTTCATCGTTACGATTTATATCGTTTGGCGTATTTTACAACTTTTATTCCTCGATTGCGTGTCGGCCGAATGGCCGGTAAAGTCTGCAGTCTACTGTCTCCGACAGCAGGATCCACAAGTGAGATGTCAACGGCCTCCCTGCACGTGGCCCAATCAACTTGGTTGGCCGGGGTGTAGGTGGGGGGCAGGGCACTAATTAAATACGTTGTCTCGTTTACAACAGGAAGAGGGTGCCTGCAATGCAAATATAAGTCCCTGCTTAACTGTTATCGTCACTCCTGCGAAGCAGGCCCATTAAAATTTCAGCATTCGTGAGGTCGCGAAGGGGTGTGGGGTTTATGTGTGTTCCATGGCTTATCCTGTGGCATTTTTAAATCCTCTTAAAAGTTAATGCAAATTGTATGCGAAATCCACACCAAAGAATCCCACATCAAACGGCAAAAGGGACAATCTCAAGGACAAGCTCCAAGTGGGGCAGTGGTATTTTCCTTTATAGAGATTTAGGTGACAAACTCTATCCTATTGTGCTATTGTGTGTCCTTTAGAGTGCGTGTGAGCTATTGGGGGGAAAgcaataaaatagaaaaatactTCATTTTTTGATACTTTATCGAAAAGTAACCGTCAATTGGCATCAACAAGGAGCAATGACATGAAATGTAACACCGCTAGAGGGTCTGCCGCAGGCATGGGGGTGGGGATCTGCTTAGCGTTCCTGGAAGGGGTTTCGAGGGGATGTACGCCGGTGCCGGTGAGTATAAAAGACCCGGCTACGAACGGCAGGCGTTTCAGTCGCACACGGAGTGCGAGCTTACAAGTACCGGACCCAGGATCCACACAGTCCACACGTATTAGAAAAAATCATGGCATCCGTAGCGAAAGTCAGCAAACAGTGAGCCCTGAAAAGCAAAGTCAAAGGACCTTCCCAAGGATTTCTCATATGTGTTAGTGCTTGTGTACATTCCTGTGGGACTTTCTTGCCAGAGTGTCCtcataaattgaatttgtctggaagtataaataaataacacgGAGATTGCCGCAGGAGTGAGTTCAACCTCAAATAATCAACCATGTATGGAATGTTGTACGAGAGTGTCCAGCACTATGTGCAGGAGGAGTACGGTGTGGAGATATGGAAGAAGGTGTGCCACATTATCGACTGCAAGCACAACAGCTTCAAGACCCACCAGATCTACCCGGACAAGCTCATgccggacattgccgctgctctGTCCGCCTGCACCGGCGAGTCCTTCGACTTCTGCATGAATTTCTTCGGAAAGTGCTTCGTCCGGTTCTTCAGTAACTTTGGGTATGACAAGATGATCCGGTCCACTGGACGATACTTCTGTGACTTTCTCCAATCTATCGACAACATCCATCTGATAATGCGCTTCACGTACCCCAAGATGAAGTCGCCCAGCATGCAGCTGACCAACATGGACGACAATGGAGCTGTTATTCTGTACAGGAGCAGTCGCACGGGCATGTCCAAGTACCTCATCGGCCAGATGACGGAGGTGGCCAGGGAGTTTTATGGTTTGGAGATTAAGGCCTATGTGATTGAGAGCCAGAACGACATCAGTGGTGGCACGGCCGGTCCCATTAGGCTCACGGAGGGCCCGTTGACGGTGATTGTCAAGTACCGGCTGGACTTTGACAACCGGGAGTACATGGCCAAGCGGGTCAACACAGAGGCCCATCCATCCCAGCTGAAGATGCCGACGGTGAACCTGAACGTGTTCTTGGACCTGTTTCCCTTTACTTTCGTCCTCAATCATGACATGAAGATCACGCACGCCGGTGAGAAAATCGTGGAGACGTGGATTATGCACAACCCGGGGGCGAACCCCAAAGGCTTCATAGGAAGTCATGTCATGGACCGATTCCACTGCCGCCGTCCCAAGGACACTGCCATCGACTGGGAGACCCTCATCCAGATGCGGGCAGTGCTCTTCGAGTTCGAACTGATTCGAACTGGCCATAACAGAGCCGCCTATGATGCCGTTCTCAACATGGATTTCGAGAACTACGACGAAATGGATCTGAACGAGGCCCAGACCATGGCTCTGGCCAAAGCCAAGGAGTTCAATGAAGGGCAATCGGCCGACACCGATCTAGCAGCTGGAGAGGATGAGATTGACCCGGCCACTGGTGAACGTCGTTCCTCACAGGGACTGCGGTCCATTCTGCTGAAGGGTCAGATGTTCTACATCAAGGACGTGGACTCGCTGATCTTCCTCTGCAGTCCGTTGATCGAGAATCTGGACGAGCTGCATGGGATTGGACTGTACCTCAACGATCTCAATCCACACGGTCTCAGTAGGGAGCTGGTCATGGCAGGATGGCAGCACTGCTCCAAGCTGGAGATTATGTTCGAGAAGGAGGAGCAGCGCTCGGACGAGTTGGAGAAGTCACTGGAACTGGCAGACTCCTGGAAACGGCAGGGAGACGAGCTGCTCTACTCGATGATTCCGCGTCCTATTGCAGAGCGGATGCGGCACAGCCAGGAGCAGGTGTGTCAGAGCTTCGAGGAGGTGTCCGTCATCTTTCTCGAAGTTCTGAACGTGTACGATGGTGGTCTGAACAGCATTCAGGGCGCCATGGAGGCGGTCAACACTCTCAACAAGGTTTTCTCCGCCCTCGACGAGGAGATCATCTCTCCGTTCGTCTACAAAGTGGAGACTGTCGGAATGGTCTACATGGCGGTGTCGGGAGCTCCTGA
The Drosophila bipectinata strain 14024-0381.07 chromosome 3R, DbipHiC1v2, whole genome shotgun sequence DNA segment above includes these coding regions:
- the Gyc89Da gene encoding soluble guanylate cyclase 89Da; this translates as MYGMLYESVQHYVQEEYGVEIWKKVCHIIDCKHNSFKTHQIYPDKLMPDIAAALSACTGESFDFCMNFFGKCFVRFFSNFGYDKMIRSTGRYFCDFLQSIDNIHLIMRFTYPKMKSPSMQLTNMDDNGAVILYRSSRTGMSKYLIGQMTEVAREFYGLEIKAYVIESQNDISGGTAGPIRLTEGPLTVIVKYRLDFDNREYMAKRVNTEAHPSQLKMPTVNLNVFLDLFPFTFVLNHDMKITHAGEKIVETWIMHNPGANPKGFIGSHVMDRFHCRRPKDTAIDWETLIQMRAVLFEFELIRTGHNRAAYDAVLNMDFENYDEMDLNEAQTMALAKAKEFNEGQSADTDLAAGEDEIDPATGERRSSQGLRSILLKGQMFYIKDVDSLIFLCSPLIENLDELHGIGLYLNDLNPHGLSRELVMAGWQHCSKLEIMFEKEEQRSDELEKSLELADSWKRQGDELLYSMIPRPIAERMRHSQEQVCQSFEEVSVIFLEVLNVYDGGLNSIQGAMEAVNTLNKVFSALDEEIISPFVYKVETVGMVYMAVSGAPDVNPLHAEHACDLALRVMNKFKKREMGEVAIRVGINSGPVVAGVVGQKVPRYCLFGDTVNTASRMESSSDPWKIQLSKYTAEKVRLVGYKVESRGTVKVKGKGEMETYWLLEGPEG